The following coding sequences are from one Capsicum annuum cultivar UCD-10X-F1 chromosome 3, UCD10Xv1.1, whole genome shotgun sequence window:
- the LOC124896625 gene encoding potassium transporter 5-like: MECSITGIAVVFVMTLTSSLLILVMIMIWKTHILLVIAYALVIGTVELVYLSSVLYKFNQGGYLPLAFAMFLMLIMCVWNYVYRKKYYFELDHKISPEKVKETIDETNSQRLPGLAIFYSELVHGIPPIFKHYVENVPCLHSVLAFVSFKSLPISKVLVEERFLFRWVQPSDLYVFRCVVRYGYNDVRHEQEDFEKILVEKIKEFIREYCLFSVAIKSHRLSMERIKQLEKIDSGINNIGPRKAAEEEDSDTKQVEIIKGEKEENFASLVEKEIGVVERACCAGVVHLVGEHEVIASKGSGFTKKVIINYAYNFLKRNLRQSNKVFDIPHKHMLKVGMTYEL, from the coding sequence ATGGAATGCTCAATTACAGGAATAGCAGTGGTATTTGTGATGACATTAACGTCATCCTTACTCATACTAGTCATGATTATGATCTGGAAAACTCACATCCTCCTTGTAATCGCCTACGCTCTAGTCATTGGCACGGTTGAGCTCGTGTACCTAAGCTCGGTCCTTTACAAGTTCAATCAAGGTGGTTACCTTCCACTGGCTTTTGCTATGTTCCTAATGTTGATCATGTGCGTATGGAACTATGTGTATCGAAAGAAATACTACTTCGAGTTAGATCACAAGATTTCTCCTGAAAAGGTTAAGGAAACCATAGACGAGACAAATTCCCAGCGTCTACCAGGACTTGCAATTTTCTATTCTGAACTTGTTCATGGAATTCCACCAATCTTCAAGCATTATGTCGAGAATGTGCCCTGTTTACACTCTGTCCTCGCGTTTGTTTCCTTTAAATCACTTCCCATCAGTAAAGTCCTGGTAGAAGAAAGATTTCTCTTCCGGTGGGTGCAGCCATCTGATCTCTATGTGTTTCGTTGTGTAGTAAGATATGGTTACAATGATGTACGTCATGAACAAGAGGACTTTGAAAAAATATTGGTCGAGAAGATCAAGGAGTTCATACGTGAATATTGCTTGTTTTCTGTTGCAATCAAAAGTCACAGGCTATCCATGGAAAGAATCAAACAATTGGAGAAAATTGATTCAGGCATTAACAATATTGGTCCCAGGAAGGCCGCGGAGGAGGAGGACTCAGATACAAAACAAGTCGAGATTATAAAGGGCGAAAAAGAAGAGAATTTTGCATCATTAGTGGAAAAAGAAATCGGAGTAGTAGAGAGAGCATGTTGTGCTGGGGTGGTTCATTTGGTTGGGGAACATGAAGTGATCGCGAGTAAAGGATCTGGTTTCACGAAGAAAGTGATAATAAACTATGCTTACAACTTCTTGAAGAGGAACCTGAGACAAAGTAACAAGGTTTTCGACATCCCTCACAAGCATATGCTAAAAGTCGGAATGACATATGAGCTTTAG
- the LOC107864002 gene encoding potassium transporter 5-like — translation MGSNIEENHDDVPHEQLKGKKGSSMKLKRHDSLDVEASKMSDAKKIGWIIAGAEALFADVGHFSVRSVQISMCFVAYPALILAYLGQGAYLTKHPENVSNTFYASLPKSIYWFMFTLAVLAAIIASQALITGTFAIIQQSLALGCFPRVKIVHTSIKHHGQIYIPEINTLLMIACVLTTIGFKNTDKLSNAYGIAVVFVMFLTTCFLVLIMIMIWKTHILLIIIYFLIIGSFELLLLSSCLYKFDQGGYLPVAFATVLMFIMCVWNYVYRTKYNYELDNKISPERVRETVSVTNSHQRLPGLAIFYSELVQGIPPIFKHYVENVPALHSVLVFASVKSLPLSKVPLEERFLFRRVKPYDLYVFRCVVRYGYSDVHNEEEPFEKLLVERLKHFIKQDYMFSIAANGDDQGEAASLIEKDVQVLERASNVGVVHLVGEQDVVASKGSGVTKRVVINYAYNFLKNNLRHGNNLLNIPTKRMLKVGMTCEL, via the exons atgggtaGCAACATTGAGGAAAACCATGATGATGTTCCTCATGAGCAACTCAAGGGAAAGAAGGGCTCCAGCATGAAGTTGAAGCGACATGACTCCTTGGATGTCGAAGCAAGCAAAATGTCCGATGCCAAAAAG ATTGGATGGATAATTGCAGGAGCTGAGGCACTATTTGCAGATGTTGGTCATTTTAGTGTTCGATCTGTACAGATAAGTATGTGCTTTGTTGCATACCCAGCGCTCATATTGGCATATCTTGGTCAGGGTGCCTACTTAACGAAACACCCTGAAAATGTCTCTAATACTTTCTACGCGTCCTTACCAA AGAGTATATATTGGTTTATGTTTACCCTAGCAGTATTAGCAGCCATCATTGCAAGTCAAGCCTTGATTACTGGGACATTCGCTATAATCCAGCAATCCCTGGCATTAGGATGCTTTCCTCGTGTTAAAATCGTGCATACATCTATCAAGCACCATGGACAAATCTACATTCCTGAAATCAATACTCTTCTCATGATCGCTTGTGTTCTTACCACTATTGGATTCAAGAATACTGACAAGCTTAGCAATGCTTATG GAATAGCGGTGGTGTTTGTGATGTTCCTAACAACATGCTTCCTCGTACTTATCATGATCATGATATGGAAAACTCACATACTTCTTATAATCATCTATTTTCTCATCATTGGTTCGTTTGAGCTTCTATTACTAAGCTCCTGCCTTTACAAGTTTGATCAAGGTGGTTACCTTCCGGTGGCTTTTGCTACGGTCCTAATGTTTATCATGTGCGTATGGAACTATGTGTACCGGACGAAATATAACTACGAGCTAGATAACAAGATCTCCCCTGAAAGAGTTCGAGAAACAGTTTCTGTGACGAATTCACATCAACGCCTTCCAGGGCTTGCTATTTTCTACTCTGAACTAGTACAAGGAATCCCGCCAATCTTCAAGCATTATGTGGAGAATGTGCCTGCTTTACACTCTGTCCTGGTGTTCGCTTCTGTCAAATCACTTCCCTTAAGCAAAGTACCACTAGAAGAAAGGTTCCTCTTCCGCAGAGTGAAGCCATATGACCTCTACGTGTTCCGTTGTGTGGTACGTTATGGATACAGTGATGTACACAACGAGGAAGAGCCCTTTGAGAAATTATTGGTAGAGAGGCTAAAGCACTTTATCAAGCAAGATTACATGTTCTCAATAGCAGCAAACGGAGACGATCAAGGAGAGGCTGCTTCCTTAATTGAGAAAGACGTCCAAGTGCTTGAGAGAGCTTCTAACGTCGGGGTGGTTCATTTGGTAGGAGAACAAGACGTCGTCGCTAGCAAGGGGTCTGGTGTAACTAAAAGAGTAGTGATCAATTATGCGTACAATTTCCTCAAGAACAACTTAAGGCACGGTAACAACTTACTCAATATCCCAACGAAGCGCATGTTAAAAGTTGGAATGACATGTGAACTTTAG